Genomic DNA from Kluyveromyces lactis strain NRRL Y-1140 chromosome C complete sequence:
AGAATTATGCTATGGTTCAAACTACGGAATCATTGACATCGAACCTTTAGCACAATTGGCCAAAAATGATGACGAAATGGACGTGGATAAACCAACTTCAGTATTATTAGCGGATATAGAAACAGAGGCCGAGGAATCATCAATTCTATCTACATTGTCCTTGACAACGAACAAAAATGGTCAATTCAAGGCTGCAACAATCATCGGAGGTGACTCTAAGATCACACCTGAAATGATAAAAAGGTGCATATTTTTATCTAAACAAAGATCAAAAGATATTGAATCCAAAGTTTAGTTGTGTAAGAAGCATATCGATATCTTTATAATACACGACATATTcaaactttcttcaaaacaaaCGTCAGAGTAATCTTGAACGTCAATCAATAGTTACTTACAAAAGAGGCTAAATTTCTAGTTATCTACGTGAGTTCTCTTTCGTACCAAATCATGACAGGAAACCTATTGAAGGTAAAACATCCATAAGAAAATGTAACATAAATAAACAAGGatgaagagaagagaaTAAAAAATGATAGCGTGTGTTGAATATTACAACGTTTACATGCAAAAACATGTATTTATGCCTTCTTAGATCTAgtatttctctttcttggagCTGGAGAAGGAGAGGGAGTACTcacattcttcaaatcgACATTCACATATTCGTTAACCTTAGCTGCAACACCACCACGAACTCTTTTAACAACCTTAGACTTCTTTGTGCCTTGACGTCTGTACACTTCAATGTAAAATGCAATGAATAAAAATAAGTAAGAAGAGATGATGGCGCATCCAGAGAAAGTGGCAGTAGTCGAACCGACACAAGAACCGCAATGTGGTAGGCTTGGGAAATAATCAGTAGCAACCTTTTGCCAAACCGCGAAATAAATGAAGCATATGTCAACAACGAATTggatgatttggaatctTGTAACCCATTCTTTCCACCAAACTCTAATACCTCTAGCTGCCAAGAAGTAGTACCAGTACATGACAACGTGGACACCCAAGTTCAGAGAAATTGGAACCCATGATATAGCCGTGGTACCGACCAATTGAGTGAAACATAGTAACGCAGTAGCACCGTGGTGGTAAGTGTGCAAAAATGTCAATTTCTTGTGCTTCAAGACCAAGAATATAGTGTCGATAAATTCGATAAACTTGGTAATGTAGTTCAAATAATACAAAGTAACCAAAGGTTGTGTCCAGGCACCATAATTGCAAATAGCGTAGTACAAACCATGTCTGATGATCATTGGGGTTAACTGTTCTATCATCAACACGAGCAATGTAGAAGATAAAAGTGTTAAAAACAAATTGTGCAATTGGAATAGGAAGT
This window encodes:
- a CDS encoding elongation of very long chain fatty acids protein (similar to uniprot|P25358 Saccharomyces cerevisiae YCR034W FEN1 Fatty acid elongase involved in sphingolipid biosynthesis acts on fatty acids of up to 24 carbons in length mutations have regulatory effects on 1 3-beta-glucan synthase vacuolar ATPase and the secretory pathway) — encoded protein: MSALSNTSQYLEDFVEKYPVVMDYVPTVDRPFFNISLWNNFDAIVTKATDGKFIPSQFKFVSGELPLSELYPVLAAIATYYLVIFGGRAVLKNSEPFKLNFLFQLHNLFLTLLSSTLLVLMIEQLTPMIIRHGLYYAICNYGAWTQPLVTLYYLNYITKFIEFIDTIFLVLKHKKLTFLHTYHHGATALLCFTQLVGTTAISWVPISLNLGVHVVMYWYYFLAARGIRVWWKEWVTRFQIIQFVVDICFIYFAVWQKVATDYFPSLPHCGSCVGSTTATFSGCAIISSYLFLFIAFYIEVYRRQGTKKSKVVKRVRGGVAAKVNEYVNVDLKNVSTPSPSPAPRKRNTRSKKA